CGTCTCAATCATGCCTTGTCCGTGCAGGTTGGGTCGGTCACTGTCGTAGTGATCATCTCGTCCCGCCCGATGACCGACCACCATCGGAGACCTCATGCTGCGGGTCCACTTCACCGCTGACGACCTCGCACGCGTACGCGTCGCGGCCGCCCCCGATCCCCTGTGGGAGATCACCAACAGTTTCCAAGCGCTGATCAGCAAGGACGCGCCGCTGCTGTTCGGGCAGTGGCGCACACTCGTGCGGCCGCGGATGGGACGGGCACACAGCCTGCTGGCCGCTCTGCTGCCACCCAGGGGGTACTCCCCGGACTTCCTCACCCCTGATCTGCGGGGCTCCTTCGACCTGGCGGCTGCGATCGAGACGGTGCTCGGCACACCCCGGATTCGGTTGCGTCGCGATCTGGCCCTGTTTGCCGCCTCCGCACACCGTGCACAGCCGATGCCGCCCCTGACGCGAACTCTGGCAGAGGGCGAGCCCGCAGCGCTGCGCCGGCTCGGCTCCTCCCTGCAGGCTCAGCACCACAGCGCGCTCGCCCCGTTCTGGGACCAGATCCGGACCCAGGTGGACGCCGACCGGGCGATACGTGCCCGGTCGGTGCTGGACGGCGGCACCGACGGCCTGCTGGCAGGATTCCGTCCCGTGCTGCGCTGGCATCCGCCCGTGCTGGAGGCCGACTACCCGGTCCCGCGCAACGTGTACCTGCGCGGGCGGGGGCTGCTGCTCCAGCCGTCCTTCTTCTGCCTGCGCAGACCCGTCACGGTCGCCGACGAGACGCTCACGCCCGTCCTGGTCTACCCCATCCAGCACACTCTCGGCTGGGCCCAGGAGAGCGCCGGCACCGAAGACGACACGTCCCTGGGGGCGCTCATCGGCCGGACCCGCGCCGCCATCCTGGAGAACGTTGTCACGGGGGCAACGACCGGTGAGCTCGCCCTGCGCCTGAACGTCTCCGGCGCCGCGGTCAGCCAGCACACG
This sequence is a window from Streptomyces ortus. Protein-coding genes within it:
- a CDS encoding ArsR/SmtB family transcription factor, which translates into the protein MLRVHFTADDLARVRVAAAPDPLWEITNSFQALISKDAPLLFGQWRTLVRPRMGRAHSLLAALLPPRGYSPDFLTPDLRGSFDLAAAIETVLGTPRIRLRRDLALFAASAHRAQPMPPLTRTLAEGEPAALRRLGSSLQAQHHSALAPFWDQIRTQVDADRAIRARSVLDGGTDGLLAGFRPVLRWHPPVLEADYPVPRNVYLRGRGLLLQPSFFCLRRPVTVADETLTPVLVYPIQHTLGWAQESAGTEDDTSLGALIGRTRAAILENVVTGATTGELALRLNVSGAAVSQHTAVLRRAGLLVSMRRGRHVLHTSTPTGLALLEGVRPSV